The proteins below are encoded in one region of Pleuronectes platessa chromosome 12, fPlePla1.1, whole genome shotgun sequence:
- the oprm1 gene encoding mu-type opioid receptor, producing the protein MEGAGNGTGADYRSQLPGLYNSSGGLCGNFTSGNNNNTMSFSEVRCDGEHRGGDTDANPVIIAIVITALYSIVCVVGLVGNVLIMYIIVRYTKMKTATNIYIFNLALADALVTSTLPFQSVNYLMGTWPFGDILCKMVMSIDYYNMFTSIFTLTTMSIDRYVAVCHPVKALDFRTPRNAKIVNVCNWILSSAIGLPVMVMASTANTSSSNIMDCKLIFPHPSWYWDTLLKICVFIFAFIMPVLIITVCYGLMILRLKSVRMLSGSQEKDRNLRRITRMVLVVVAVFIVCWTPIHIFVIITALINIPNSTLQTITWHFCIALGYTNSSLNPVLYGYLDENFKRCFREFCTPSPSVLEMQTSSRTGVTSRKLPQREHSGNTGERSNQQVTRRDAIWSRSSFQGPHASDCSTYD; encoded by the exons ATGGAGGGCGCAGGTAACGGCACGGGCGCGGATTACCGGAGCCAACTCCCCGGGCTCTACAACAGCAGCGGCGGCTTGTGCGGGAACTTCACCagcggcaacaacaacaacaccatgAGCTTCTCGGAGGTGCGATGCGACGGCGAGCACAGGGGGGGCGACACCGACGCCAACCCGGTGATCATAGCCATCGTTATCACGGCTCTGTACTCCATCGTGTGCGTGGTGGGGCTGGTGGGAAACGTGCTGATCATGTACATCATCGTCAG ATACACTAAAATGAAGACGGCCACTAACATCTACATCTTCAACCTCGCTCTGGCCGACGCCTTGGTCACCAGCACGCTACCGTTCCAAAGCGTCAACTACCTGATGGGGACCTGGCCGTTTGGGGACATCCTGTGCAAGATGGTGATGTCCATCGACTATTACAACATGTTCACCTCCATCTTCACGCTCACCACCATGAGCATCGACCGCTACGTCGCCGTGTGCCACCCGGTCAAAGCGCTGGACTTCAGGACGCCCCGCAACGCCAAGATTGTCAACGTCTGCAACTGGATTCTCTCCTCGGCCATCGGGTTGCCTGTCATGGTCATGGCCTCCACCGCCAACACTTCTT CCTCCAACATTATGGACTGCAAGCTGATTTTCCCCCACCCGTCCTGGTACTGGGACACTCTGCTGAAGATCTGCGTCTTCATCTTTGCCTTCATCATGCCCGTCCTCATCATCACCGTCTGCTACGGCCTCATGATCCTGCGGCTCAAGAGTGTGCGCATGCTGTCCGGCTCACAG GAGAAGGACCGGAACCTGCGTCGGATCACACGCATGGTCCTGGTGGTGGTTGCCGTCTTCATCGTCTGCTGGACGCCAATTCATATCTTTGTCATCATCACCGCTCTCATCAACATCCCCAACTCCACGCTGCAGACTATCACCTGGCACTTCTGCATCGCCCTGGGCTACACCAACAG TAGTCTGAACCCGGTTCTCTATGGCTACCTGGACGAGAACTTCAAGCGTTGTTTCCGTGAGTTCTGCACCCCGAGTCCGTCTGTGCTGGAGATGCAGACCTCATCCCGGACCGGAGTCACCAGCCGCAAGCTCCCTCAGCGTGagcacagtggaaacacaggagAAAGGTCCAATCAGCAG GTGACCCGCCGGGACGCCATCTGGTCAAGAAGCTCGTTTCAGGGGCCACATGCTTCGGACTGCTCCAC gtatGACTAG